In Lates calcarifer isolate ASB-BC8 linkage group LG21, TLL_Latcal_v3, whole genome shotgun sequence, the sequence CCTGGGCTGGAGAGCATATATTTTTCTCCAAAGACAACCCATAAGAGCAGGCTGCAACCCTTCAACCTTTAAGGACTGACAACACTAAAGGTCAGTTTTGTTCTCTCCTTATTTTCACCTGCACTACgtcttttcttttcaagcaTGCTCATATAAAATGTTAGGTGTATTTTTAGTGCTTGATATTGATAGATAAATGAAAGCAActcatgttattgttgttttcctttttaatagcatcaaataaaaaaaaaaatctgtttgtttttgttctcttcttCATGGGCATGTCCTTTGGCTGTGCCAATGATGCTATTCTATTACACTGCTGTGTGGGTAGgtctgttttacatttgtgcaAGTGTACTTCATAAGTTAGATTTGTGCAATAAATATCCGAGGGTACTGGGACTGATTACTACCACGATAGTCTGCGCATTTACCCAagcagctgcatttttttttagtttatagCTTATTAAAATCACTTATTTATCAAGGACATTATGGAAACTTTAacaatattttgtgtttgtgtgagctgACATTTACTGTTAAATATTTGAAGTAGTGGCCAAGAATTTGGGCTCAACCAATATTGTCATTTTCATAGTAACAAGGCTGATTAAATTCTGTTTACTCTGTATTTAATTCTAAAACTGAGACATAGCAATAGTGACGAAAGAATGAGAACAGTATTTTTGTGCACTTGTAACTGTAACTTGTAAGCATGTTCAGGTGGATGTATACTTTACACTTTTcactcatacacatacaaaagCATATGTGTTTCAACCTGAAATTCCCTCAGCTGTGAAGCTCAGAGAGGCTCAGATGTTAACAGACGACATCAGGAGCAAAATCCcaacaactttttcttttttttttttgttgcagaaaaaaaatctaaacttttgttttgtttttttttcacatcacgAATGTGGAGGTACTGGAAATAACAGATAACTTGACctgaaactctctctctttcattttaagTAGAAGTAAAATCTGTAGGTTTACGAAATAAGACCACTTATAGGAGCttgaaaatgcaaaatgcatgtAAAACTGTTTAAACCAAAGGGTTCTTTATGGTTCCTCAAAGAGTGACATTTTATACCGGCGTGTTTATCACTTGACATCAGCATTGTTGTGTATTCAATCACTGTTTCCACAGTACATAACAGAGAAcaggtagaaaaacaaaaaacctacCTACCTAATTGCCAAATCCATAATTTTGAGGGTGTGGCCAAATTTATTTCTGAATGTCTGTTAAACTGCTCCTTGTACCTCTTAGTCACAGCATGGCTGTTCAACCTGACGATTACCTAACcgagacaaacactgacatgatgACACATGCCCAGGGCTGGGTGTTGGGGGGGTGAGGGTAGTCATCACGTCACAgttgtgtgacagtgtgtgtcaaGCCCCTCCCGAGTTAAGTGTATAAAAGATCCACTCCAACCTTGCCTAAATATTTACTCTTGGGGTTCTCTCAAGCAAGAGTTAACTGACTACCAGAGACACAACTTTTGGACCTTTTCTTGAGCATCTGTGCAAGAAGCTTTCTGAGGAGACATGGTGTCAGCCGGCTTTCAGATGTTGGGCATTGCCCTTTGCATTATTGGATGGATTGGGGTCATCGTTACCTGTGCTCTACCCCAGTGGAAAGTGACAGCATTTATTGGCCAGAACATTGTCACGGCTCAAACGACCTGGGAGGGGATCTGGATGAGCTGCGTGGTCCAGAGCACGGGCCAGATGCAGTGCAAGGTTTATGACTCGATGCTGGCTCTTTCCCAGGACCTTCAGGCTGCCCGCgccctcatcatcatctctctttTGATTGGCATCATTGGCATCCTCTTGGCCATCACAGGCGGCAAGTGCACCAACTGTGTAGAGGATGAGAGCTCCAAAGCCAAAATTGGCGTGGCAGCTGGTGTGATCTTCATTatttgtggtgttttgtgtCTCATCCCGGTGTCCTGGACAGCAAACACCATCATACAGGATTTCTATAACCCTCTAATGTTGGGTTCTCAGAAGAGAGAGCTGGGAGCTGCACTCTTCATCGGATGGGGAGCCTCCGCCCTCCTCATCCTAGGTGGTGCACTCCTCTGTGCCAACTGCCCTCCCAAGGATAACTACTCTGCCAAGTACTCTGCTCCCCGTTCATCTGCACCCAAGGACTACgtctgaggagaaaaaagcaaaatgagaAACCCAAGAGACTGAGAAAAAGACTTGAATCACATACTTTGTGGTCCATGAGATTGATTCATAATGCCACATTGTATGTAAGTAtgatttgaatttcaaattgGTTTTATAGTGCTCACAGTTTGGTTTGATACTTTCATGTCGAGTTACAGCACCTCTGGATTTCGTTCATCAGTGCCAAGACAAAGAAATGTGTACCACACCCAGACAGCTATTTCTGtggactgagaaaaaaaaaagaaaaagaaaagatggcaTAAATATTGAAACAACTTCAACTTGTTACActgatacattttattttctttaaatgtcattgtttttgtgtgctttgacatatcatttcattttaaaatatgctttatgtgtgactgtctgaaaatgtaaataaatgttttttatcaaCATGAacttatgttttgtgtgttcttatagattataaaacagtttaatcCTAAGGTAAAATGAAGTCTTCTAGATGAAGACATAAGGGTGGGGTTCTGACGTACACAACCCACAGATTCTAGGTGATAGATATCTAAATACAATGATTCATATTTTCCACAAGTGAAAAAGTTCTGCATATCTACTTGTCTTACATTAAATCCTCATTATATTGTTAAAAtactcctctttttttctggtgTAAGACTAAAAAGTGAAGTTATtttataatacaatataataatttaaaaagtatcAAAATACACTCAATACAACACAatataatattacattattattattattgtttttgtggATTCACTCTGGCTCTCTGTATAATCCTTATGAATTATGATATGCATGCATATTTTCTACTACAATGAATGATCATAATTTCCCTGTATAACCAACACCAAGTTCCATCTTCACAGAAAAAATAGTTCCTATTAGCTCTAAAACGAAAACTTTGAAAGCTGTGTGCTCTGAGTCATTTAGTGAAGTACTTGCTGTCTAAGCTATTACCTGTCCgacactgccacctgctgtaaaggaaaaaaaaaaaaagacatcctGTATTTTCTCTCACACCCATGCTCATGTATTGTAGGTAACAGTAATTTTTGAAATCAAGTTTCCAGTTTAATTATCCTATAATTAGAATTAAGCTAGAATTAAACATTACAGTTTAATAGTACAATAGTTTTATCCAGTTTTCCCATTGGATAAGTTGAACATTCACCACATTTACTGTTCAGTCTTAAGTAAgttattaattttgtttatttgttgttgttttttctttttgaaaagtTGGGTTAGTTACTCATCCATCATATCACTGAATAAACTAGAGACTGAAAGATTAATTGACAGGTAGAGTTGTTGTTTGTATCTGACCTTGAAGCTTTGGATTTCTGGCAGGTCAGCACTACTAAAGGTCACTGGGTCTCTGTTTGTGGGTAAACTCCCTCTAGCCAATGGGAGCTGAGGATTGTGGTATCACATACCCTCATGTCTCTGTACCCTCTTCTCACACAACAACCTATAAATACAAGCTCACAGCATTCcacttgttcttgtttttggattttaaaCGTGTGAGGAGCAAAGCCGACGAGATGGTTTCTCAGGGGATTCAGATCATCGGTATATCGATGTCTATGATTGGCTGGTTCATGGTCATCGTGGTGTGCGCCTTGCCCATGTGGAAGGTCACTGCTTTCATTGGAGCCAACATCATCACGGCTCAGACCATCTGGCAGGGCATGTGGATGAACTGCGTGGTGCAGAGTACAGGCCAGATGCAGTGCAAGGTGTACGACTCCATGCTGGCTCTGCCCCATGACCTGCAGGCCGCTCGTGCCATGATCATCATCTCCATCCTGACTGGAATCTTTGGAGTAGTCTTGTCAATCGCCGGTGGGAAATGCACTAACTGCATTGAGGACGAGCGATCCAAGGCAAAGACTTGCATCCTGGCTGGAGTTTTGTTCATCGTCTCAGGGGTGCTCTGTCTCATTCCGGTGTCCTGGTCTGCCAACACCATCATCGACAACTTCTACAACCCACTGCTGCTTAATGCCCAGAGGTATGAGTTAGGGGCGGCACTGTATATTGGCTGGGCggctgctgcactgctgttgATGGGAGGGGGACTACTTTGTTGGAACTGCCCACCCAAACAACACCCCCACTATGTACCCAAATTCACACCTGTGAAGTCAGCCTCCACATCAAGGGAATATGTATAAGATGGTTTTCGCTTCGTTCGCGGATCCTGTAGGTCACAGGAATTGCAGAGGGAAATAATAGTTTGCTGTATAATTTAAACATGTATTCAAAGGCAATATAAATATGGCATGAAATTACAGCTTGCCTCGTGAGGTTTTATTGCACTGTATTTGTTAAGTTGACCTTTCTCGCAGTGGACATTTTGTCTCTTCAAACAATTGGGATTTTAGTTATAAACAATGATTGCACTCCATTTAGTTGTGCCCACAGGCCTTGGGACTGTGCATGCTGGTTGTCACACCTAGATGGAATATCATTATCGAAGTTACCACTGTGCTATTTCTGCTGTCTACTTAAACACTAAAGCATTAACTTGACCAAtgattatgttttattttaaatgtctaaaatgtaaaactgaaatatcctttgatattttgaatTCACATTGTATATCTGGTTGATGAATAGCTAGGATTTGTATCATGATTATAATTAAtctgtgtaaatattttgtcCGATTGTTATAAGGATTCCAAAGTGTATGTTGATTGTCATTTACATCACAGCATCTCAAAAAATAAAGGCAGAATAAATACAGCCTCCCTCATGTATAAATAAATGCTCTCTCTtgcaaaacactgtgttttgcATAATATGTGCATTTTTATGTATGGtccttttcatctctgttgCCTGAAAAATCCACATTCAGGTCTATGAATGTCTGAAAGCTTAATATTCCTGCTTGTGAAGATTACAATTTTCTATCACTGTAAATAAAGCATATTCTTAATGGATGGTTATTGTTTGCTTCATGTCATTCTAGTCAACATCATGAGGTTAGGTAAAGAGATGATTGCGCAGTAATGTAGTGAACATAGTGATCTATAATTATACAAGGAGCAGGTTAAATAAGCCATCACTGCAATAATTCCCATAGGAAACAGGATGCATGCGCatataaatgaaatacatttctttcttatgtcagtgtttgtgtattcaCTACTGTGGCACTGTTAACTGCTTTGTAAAGACCTGAAGGAGACTGGACACAGTACAGATAATGTGAGGAATCTGGCTGGATGGGTAAGTCGTTCCACTCACTGCTTTCAGGTCAGAGGTAAGGACATTCTGACTCCACCTTCAGGAAAGACAGACATCCTTGCTACTGGAAAATGTGCCACTGTCCTTATCCACCTAAACAACCCGAGCAAAGCTGATCCGCTCCTGAAACCTTACAGTCTTCTGCTTCTGTTCAGCTCCAAGTGACTCAAGCAAGACTTCATCATGGTTTGTGAGAGACGACAGATAGTGGGCTTTGCCATGACCATCATCGGCTTCTTGGGGGCCATCACTGTATGCGCTCTGCCTATGTGGAAGTTCAAGGTGTTTTTTGGAAAAACTGTGACAGAGCCGCTCATCTGGGAAGGCTTATGGATGTACTGTGTGGTGAAGAGCACGGGCGAAATGCAGTGCAAGGGGTATGATTTTAACTATGTTCTACCTCAGGACCTTCAGGTTGCCAGAGCTCTCATGGTCATAGCCATCATTGCTGCAGTTGTTGGGATCGTCCTGGGTATTTCTGCAGGAAAGTGCATCAACTTTGTGAAGGAACCAAGAGCCAAAGCCAGGGTGGCCATAGCTGCTGGAATTGTGTTCATTTGTGCTGGTATTCTCATCCTCATCACTGTCTCCTGGTCTGCCTACACCATCAGCACAGGTCACAACCACCTTACAGATGATGAATGCTGCGACAGATCTGGGGATTGCGCTTCTCCTTGGCTGGGGCACAACTGTGCCTCTGATCCTGGGAGGTGcgctcctctgcagctcctgccCACCAAAAGGACTAAGGTCCAGCACTAAGAAGGTGAAATAAGGAAGACAATAGTGATTTATGGATTGCTATTTGCTGTACACTTTTCACCTGTACCACTTTGTGTGTATAACGTGTGTAAAACTGggcatctgtttttttttccaatctcAGCCATCTCATCTTCAGCTTGTTCAGAAACTCAACTACCAGAAGTATTAACAAATTCTAAGAGACAAGATTCCATCCTTGCTACACTCCACTGGCTACCTGTTAGTATACAATTGATTTTAATCTTTACTGATCACTTTTAAAGTCTCATATGATCTTGCTGACATCAGCAATATAGTGTTTTTagtcacagcagaaaaaatgtAGAACCACGATTACACCACAAGTATCCATCATGAATTTTGTCCCTGCCATCACCAGCTTTCACAAAACAAGCTCTCCTTACTTGGATTCCAGTGTCATAGCGTGGTTTCATTCCCTCTGCACAGGCTGTTTGTCTTGCTTACAAGAAAGGAGCCACATTTAAAACTCAGAGAAAATGATTACcagcaaaaatgttttcttgaggtaaaaaattaacttttatttgttttggatACTGTCCTGAGATCAGACATCTGGGAATCCAAACAAGTAAAATCAGTGTGAGCTAAATTAGACATGTTCAAATGTCTCAAACCAGCAGTGAGTTTAGTtgacacaaagtgaaaacatggaTGATACCAATGACTTGTTACAACCATCCAAGTACATTTCAATTTAGttttcatacatatatatatgtatataaatatgtatgtattgGCCCTTTAAAAGTATTTCAACTTCAGATAATGTAAGTAATCTGGTTGGATGGGTCGTTCCAGAGGTAAAGACTCCACCTTCAGGAAAGACATCCTTATTACTGGAAAATGTGCCGCTGTCCTCATTCAGCTTTACAACCTTACATTCTTACATTCAACTTTACAAAAGCTGACCTACTCGCTGAAACCTTCCACTCTTCTGATTCTGTTCAGCTCCAAAACCTCATCATGGTTTGTAAGAGACGACAGATGCTGGGCTTTGTCCTGGCCATCATCGGCTTCCTGGGCACCATCATTGTGTGTGCCCTGCCTATGTGGAGGGTTACAACCTTTCAGTGGAGCCTACATTTTGACCCAGCAGGTCATCTGGGAAGGCTTATGGATGAACTGTGTAACACAGAGCACAGGCCAGATGCAGTGCAAGATCTATGATTCTTCTCTGACTCTATCTCTGGACATTCAGGGGTGCCAGAGCTCTCGTGGTCATCGCCATCATTGTCACAGCCTTTGGGGTCATCCTGGGCTTTGCTGCAGGCAAGTGCGTCACCCTTGCGGAGGAACCAAGAGCCAAAGCCAGGGTAGCCATTGCTGCTGgaattgttttcattagtgCTGGTGTTATCATCCTCATTGCTGTCTCCTGGCCTGCCTACAATATCGTCAGGGATTCCTACGACCCAATAATAATCAAAAGTCAGAGGAGAAAGCTGGGGGCTGCACTCTACATTGGGTGGGGCACAGCTGCACTTCTAATCCTGGGTGGTGcgctcctctgcagctcctgccCGCCCAAGGCAATAAGTTCCAGCACtaaaaaaagagtgaaatgaggaagagaacaatatttttattctgttataAACACATTTGGAttgatatatactgtacactttgtacttgttttcatttttacaactTTCAGTGTGTAAAATTGGGCATCTGCAACCCAAAAGCATGTTTGTTCTACCTTTGTTTCAATCTCAGCCATATCCCATCTGGCTATCTGTTAGATATACaattgtttttaaacttttactaGTTACTTTTAAAGCCCTACATGACCCTGCACCTTCTAACATCATAGATTTACTTGCGCCTTGTGAGCCCCAGCTGCTCCTCAGATAATACCTTCCTCACTGCTCCCACAGCCAGCCATGCTACAAAAGGGAACAGTCTTTAATTTTAGTCAGAAGTACAATGAAGACTACTTGGATTAATTTgtataatatgtaaagtaacCATCTTTAAACCAACAGGTTCTTTATAGTTCCTCAAAAgctgacattcacacacacaagtgattTTCACCTGACATCAGCAGTGTAgtattttcagtcagtgttactgcagtacacaacagaaaacatgcagaACTAGAATTACACCCTTGCAGTTGTACACCTCTGCAAACCAATCAACTGGCATTTTACAACACGTCCGTCCAGACTCACATAATATATTTAGTGAAGAC encodes:
- the LOC108876178 gene encoding claudin-4, coding for MVSAGFQMLGIALCIIGWIGVIVTCALPQWKVTAFIGQNIVTAQTTWEGIWMSCVVQSTGQMQCKVYDSMLALSQDLQAARALIIISLLIGIIGILLAITGGKCTNCVEDESSKAKIGVAAGVIFIICGVLCLIPVSWTANTIIQDFYNPLMLGSQKRELGAMVSQGIQIIGISMSMIGWFMVIVVCALPMWKVTAFIGANIITAQTIWQGMWMNCVVQSTGQMQCKVYDSMLALPHDLQAARAMIIISILTGIFGVVLSIAGGKCTNCIEDERSKAKTCILAGVLFIVSGVLCLIPVSWSANTIIDNFYNPLLLNAQRYELGAALYIGWAAAALLLMGGGLLCWNCPPKQHPHYVPKFTPVKSASTSREYV